A portion of the Streptomyces coeruleoprunus genome contains these proteins:
- a CDS encoding amino acid adenylation domain-containing protein — MFDAESDRTPTAGTPVTGGQSGIWLAQQIEPDGSAYNVSFVLELTGAADLDRLASAVRRATEEAESLHVRVLAGNGVPRQLPTRYPVDVPVIDLTGETDPRATAEALMEADRDRPADLANGPLFAQKLLVLGDDRVLWYQRYHHIVIDGTGIAQISRRAGDLYSGTEPATAPDWSLAALVDADLAYRGSPRHEEDRAHWHARMGDRPEPVRLVPRSAAPMTRRLRRTTVLAPSHLAALRSTAVDAGTRPSRLLVAAVAAYLHRATGRQDIVLGLPVTTRQDPRTRHVPGMLSNILPLRLDVSPGMTGRRLLTAVEEAVDATVAHSRYRAEDLARDLGLVDGVQELVGPTVNILPGTDHLRFGDLEADLLPQWLGPVSDLAITMAYTRDGQGLRIHFDANADVCDQDTLDEHQRRFLLLLDTLTEDLNRPVAHLELTTDAERAHLIGELGVSPREVPELSWPAAFEQQVRRTPDTVALVCEDRELTYTELNAAANRLARLLLSRGVGAEDVVGVALPRSPELVVALLAVMKAGAAYLPLDADHPQDRIAYMLADAGARTVVTTRALSAELPDAPGVAHLLLDDDALAAELAGLDAADPQAPVALDQAAYVIYTSGSTGRPKGVVVSHDGVGSLIATATDRIGITPDSHVVQFASVGFDVTVWDLIMSLCVGGRIIVVPTERRVAGPALTDYIARHRATHMILPPSLVSALPQDCELPDGSVLIVGTEAVPSELIARWAGRVQVVVAYGLTEATVNSTLWLAEPGRPGPAPIGVPDPNTRAYVLDAALRPVPAGTEGELYVGGRGLARGYLGRPALTAERFVADPYAGEPGARMYRTGDRVRWTADGNLEFLGRADGQIKIRGHRIEPGEIESAFMACPGIAQAAVLVREDHRDVKRLVAYLVAEPGQDADAAVSAARTRIADALPDYMVPSAVVRMDGPLPLTPNGKLDRRALPAPQWTAMAGDDAPTTPAETALANLFADVLGLPSVGVHDSFFELGGDSIVAIQLVNRAREAGLGITPRDVFRHRTVAALARLAGDPQAAGTTAGPRDLPAPFSLVALGDADRADCAAAVPGLVDVLPATPLQEGFYFHASVDEGGADGYAVQDTVELAGDVDAEALRAAVQRLLDRHPLLRAAFHQLADGRIVQLISERAELPWHHADLSGLDAARQDAAADDVKERERAAGFDLATPPLLRAALIRYGADRSQLVLTLHHIVVDGWSVSLLMRQLLDGYRPGAAAPRPEADPAYRAYAAWLAARDRDAALGAWSDVLAGFDGPARLPVRGTDTAAHGTGTVTVELSEAGTAALAARTRQLGLTLGSVVQGGFGLLLGDVTGSRDVVFGTTVSGRQAPVEGVESLVGLLINTLPARLRWQPEQSLVDVLARFQDEQADLLDHQHVGLAEIQRTVGRGDLFEALVVVENLPDAGEPADPTGQVRVTGSHVRDAVHYPLALTVLPGARLQLRLDHDPARLDTAAARRFADRLLALLDQIVTDPLRPVARLATLTDDERRTTLGRLAGETRGLPDDTVHAAFARQVRRTPDATALVHEAGHTTYAELDARAEALAHRLVAHGVTPGSVVAVAVPRSAETLAALLGVLKSGAAYLPVDVDYPAERVRYMLTDSGARTVVVTTASRTRLPELDGVTHVVLDEERDPAPHAPVAVPVHPDSPAYLMYTSGSTGRPKGVVVPHRGVVAQLAWTADRFAYGPDERVLHQYSTSFDPSVLEIFTPLLTGGTVVIARPDGHRDPAYLIDLIRRERVTAVDLVPSLYGALLAEDEAGEWWTTVRRAFSGGEALPVPLARRWRERTGVPLYNVYGPTEAVIQVTSWEAGSTSEESGTVPIGCPVWNTRLYVLDRHLRPVAEGEPGELYIAGGQLARGYHGRAALTAERFVADPFGGPGERMYRTGDMVQFSGDGVLTYLGRTDHQVKIRGNRVELGEIEARLRDLPAVGDVAVVARDDERGAKQLVAYLVPATGTALDVEAVRDALSGTVPAPMVPSHFVRLEALPLTPGGKVDHKALPAPEVRRRQGRTAREGHEDQLCAIFAEVLGIDAVDADEDFFVLGGDSILSMAVSSRARKAGLPVSPRDVFEHRTPAALAATVTGAAAAAPSAAADSDGVGDVTLLPIVHQLREDGGGIDRFNLSMLLQAPAGADADRLARVLQAVLDHHDALRLTLTRMDLGPAIPALWSAMTAEPGSVDAAGLLRRVDVRDLDEDALRAVIGEESDAAAGRLAPDSGVMVQAVWFDAGTGRPGRLLLVVHHLVVDGVSWRVLLGDLAAAWDAVVRDERPALEPVPTSLRRFAREVAEQATSPQRQAELPYWAKTLAPGAELLPGATRTGTSGAAREHLVTLPAEETKALLTAVPAAAGADVTEVLLAALRTAVSTWRGATAGDADLLVDLERHGRDGTDADLSRTVGWFTSLHPVRLPAAGDPLDALKQVKESVRSAPDSGAGYGMLRYLNPQLAPVFAQLSTAQVLFNYFGRLPADQTRDWAPAVETDALRVEPDADLAMPYPLQVNAVCAETPQGPELRATWTWPDGGALTAADVEALGRAWADALRELVARTGTPGAAPSLTPSDVPLVALTQADIDLVERVSPAPVADIWPLSPLQEGIYFHASYDTSALDVYTAQDTFDFDHRLDADRLRAACATLLRRHPSLCAGITSDGLPEPVQFVCPAGELPVPLTEIDLTGLTGAERQHRLAEISDTDRRQRFDLAAPPLFRLTLIRLTDTTDRLMLSHHLVAWDGWSQSLFLDELLALYAAAGDDSALTAPGTYRDYLSWLAGQDFDAARETWRRALNGLDEPTLVARERGDEPTIPRRRTLSLGRALSERLRSSAREHGLTINAVLSAAWALVLSSTVGRDDVVFGATVAGRPADVPGVDTTIGMFLNTVPQRITLDPAEPVGDLLRRVQAERVTLMDHEYLGLAELQRAGGHATLFDTLYVLQNFADEGAFKRLTDRHGITGVGSVDATHYPMTLIVNPAETVQVKLEYRPDLVDDERAGATLDRFGTLVERLIGDLTTPVGALDLLLPGERDGLTADWAGSREPVPDETIADMLTAQVARTPDAVALVFGERALTYAELDAHINRIARLLLARGAGPEKVVALALPRSIDMVAALFAVLRTGAAYLPLDLDHPADRLRLMVEDTGPLCLVSTTAVAPTLHGGTGPVAPELLLDDEAVAAELAALPGGDIADAERPLFAHGVPGRLEHPAYVIYTSGSTGRPKGVVTPYRGLTNMQLNHQKEIFDPAIASAGGRRLRIAHTVSFAFDMSWEELLWLVEGHEVHVCDEELRRDAEALVAYCDRHHVDVVNVTPTYAQLLIEEGLLDHDEAAGKHRPALVLLGGEAVSDTVWTKLRRTQGTYGYNLYGPTEYTINTLGGSTTDSATPTVGMPIRNTRAYVLDTMLRPVPPGCPGELYIAGTGLARGYHDRRA, encoded by the coding sequence ATGTTTGACGCCGAGTCGGACCGGACTCCCACCGCCGGGACACCCGTCACCGGCGGGCAATCCGGAATCTGGCTTGCCCAGCAGATCGAGCCGGACGGCTCGGCCTACAACGTCTCGTTCGTCCTTGAACTGACTGGCGCGGCCGACCTGGACCGGCTGGCGTCCGCCGTCCGGCGGGCCACCGAGGAGGCCGAGTCGCTGCACGTCCGCGTTCTCGCCGGCAACGGTGTGCCGCGCCAGCTGCCCACCCGCTACCCGGTCGACGTCCCGGTCATCGACCTGACGGGTGAGACCGACCCGCGCGCGACCGCGGAGGCCCTCATGGAGGCGGACCGCGACAGGCCCGCCGATCTCGCCAACGGTCCCCTCTTCGCCCAGAAGCTGCTCGTCCTGGGTGACGACCGCGTCCTGTGGTACCAGCGCTACCACCACATCGTCATCGACGGCACCGGCATCGCGCAGATCAGCCGGCGCGCCGGCGACCTCTACAGCGGTACGGAGCCGGCCACCGCCCCCGACTGGTCCCTGGCCGCCCTGGTCGACGCGGACCTCGCCTACCGGGGCTCGCCGCGGCACGAGGAGGACCGGGCCCACTGGCACGCCCGGATGGGCGACCGCCCCGAGCCCGTGCGCCTCGTCCCGCGCTCCGCGGCCCCGATGACGCGGCGGCTGCGCCGCACGACGGTGCTCGCCCCGTCCCACCTCGCCGCCCTCCGCTCGACGGCCGTGGACGCCGGCACCAGGCCCTCCCGCCTCCTGGTGGCCGCCGTCGCCGCCTACCTGCACCGCGCGACGGGACGCCAGGACATCGTCCTCGGCCTGCCGGTCACCACCCGGCAGGACCCGCGGACCCGGCACGTCCCCGGCATGCTCTCCAACATCCTGCCGCTCCGCCTCGACGTCAGCCCCGGCATGACCGGCCGCCGGCTGCTCACCGCCGTCGAGGAGGCCGTCGACGCGACCGTCGCGCACAGCCGCTACCGCGCCGAGGACCTCGCCAGGGACCTCGGACTGGTCGACGGCGTGCAGGAACTCGTGGGCCCCACGGTCAACATCCTGCCCGGCACCGACCACCTGCGCTTCGGCGACCTGGAGGCCGACCTCCTGCCCCAGTGGCTCGGGCCCGTCAGCGACCTGGCCATCACCATGGCGTACACCCGGGACGGCCAGGGCCTGCGCATCCACTTCGACGCGAACGCCGACGTCTGCGACCAGGACACCCTGGACGAGCACCAGCGCCGCTTCCTGCTGCTCCTGGACACCCTCACCGAGGACCTGAACCGCCCGGTGGCCCACCTGGAGCTCACCACCGACGCCGAACGGGCGCACCTCATCGGAGAACTGGGCGTCTCGCCCCGCGAGGTCCCGGAACTCTCCTGGCCCGCCGCCTTCGAGCAGCAGGTGCGGCGCACCCCCGACACCGTGGCCCTCGTCTGCGAGGACCGCGAGCTGACGTACACGGAACTCAACGCCGCCGCCAACCGCCTCGCACGGCTCCTGCTCTCCCGCGGCGTGGGCGCCGAGGACGTCGTCGGTGTCGCGCTGCCCCGCTCCCCGGAACTCGTCGTCGCGCTGCTCGCCGTGATGAAGGCCGGCGCCGCGTACCTCCCGCTGGACGCCGACCACCCGCAGGACCGCATCGCCTACATGCTGGCCGACGCGGGCGCCCGCACCGTCGTGACGACCCGCGCCCTGTCCGCCGAGCTGCCGGACGCGCCCGGCGTCGCGCACCTGCTGCTGGACGACGACGCCCTCGCCGCCGAACTGGCCGGCCTCGACGCCGCCGACCCGCAGGCGCCCGTCGCCCTGGACCAGGCCGCCTACGTCATCTACACCTCCGGCTCCACCGGCCGCCCCAAGGGCGTCGTCGTCTCCCACGACGGCGTCGGCAGCCTCATCGCCACGGCCACCGACCGCATCGGCATCACCCCCGACAGCCACGTCGTGCAATTCGCCTCCGTCGGCTTCGACGTGACGGTCTGGGACCTGATCATGTCGCTGTGCGTCGGTGGACGGATCATCGTCGTCCCGACCGAACGCCGTGTCGCGGGCCCCGCCCTCACCGACTACATCGCGCGCCACCGCGCCACCCACATGATCCTGCCGCCGTCGCTCGTCTCGGCGCTGCCGCAGGACTGCGAACTGCCCGACGGCTCCGTCCTGATCGTCGGCACCGAGGCCGTACCCAGCGAGCTGATCGCCCGCTGGGCCGGCCGCGTCCAGGTCGTCGTCGCCTACGGACTCACCGAGGCCACCGTCAACTCCACGCTGTGGCTCGCCGAGCCCGGCCGGCCCGGACCGGCGCCCATCGGCGTACCCGACCCCAACACCCGCGCGTACGTCCTCGACGCCGCCCTGCGCCCGGTGCCCGCCGGCACCGAGGGAGAGCTGTACGTCGGCGGGCGGGGCCTGGCCCGCGGCTACCTCGGCAGGCCGGCGCTGACCGCGGAACGCTTCGTCGCCGACCCGTACGCCGGCGAGCCCGGCGCACGCATGTACCGCACGGGCGACCGCGTCCGCTGGACCGCCGACGGGAACCTGGAGTTCCTCGGCCGCGCCGACGGCCAGATCAAGATCCGCGGCCACCGCATCGAGCCCGGCGAGATCGAGAGCGCCTTCATGGCCTGCCCGGGCATCGCCCAGGCCGCCGTCCTCGTCCGCGAGGACCACCGCGACGTCAAGCGCCTCGTCGCCTACCTGGTGGCCGAGCCGGGCCAGGACGCCGACGCGGCCGTCTCGGCGGCGCGGACGCGCATCGCCGACGCCCTGCCGGACTACATGGTCCCCTCCGCCGTCGTGCGCATGGACGGCCCGCTGCCGCTCACCCCCAACGGGAAGCTCGACCGGCGCGCCCTGCCCGCCCCCCAGTGGACCGCGATGGCCGGCGACGACGCCCCCACCACCCCCGCCGAGACCGCGCTCGCGAACCTGTTCGCCGATGTGCTCGGCCTGCCGTCGGTGGGCGTCCACGACAGCTTCTTCGAACTGGGCGGCGACAGCATCGTCGCCATCCAGCTCGTCAACCGCGCCCGCGAGGCCGGGCTCGGGATCACCCCGCGCGACGTCTTCCGCCACCGCACGGTCGCCGCGCTCGCCCGCCTCGCGGGAGACCCGCAGGCCGCCGGCACGACGGCCGGGCCGCGGGACCTGCCCGCCCCGTTCTCGCTGGTCGCGCTCGGCGACGCCGACCGGGCCGACTGCGCCGCCGCGGTCCCCGGCCTCGTCGACGTCCTGCCCGCCACACCGCTCCAGGAGGGCTTCTACTTCCACGCCTCCGTCGACGAGGGCGGTGCCGACGGCTACGCCGTACAGGACACCGTCGAACTCGCCGGTGACGTCGACGCCGAGGCGCTGCGCGCCGCCGTCCAGCGCCTCCTGGACCGCCACCCGCTGCTGCGCGCCGCCTTCCACCAGCTCGCCGACGGCAGGATCGTCCAGCTCATCAGCGAGCGGGCCGAACTGCCCTGGCACCACGCCGACCTGTCCGGGCTGGACGCCGCACGCCAGGACGCCGCGGCCGACGACGTCAAGGAGCGGGAGCGGGCCGCCGGCTTCGACCTGGCCACCCCGCCGCTCCTGCGGGCCGCGCTGATCCGCTACGGCGCCGACCGGTCGCAGCTCGTGCTGACGCTGCACCACATCGTCGTGGACGGCTGGTCCGTGTCGCTCCTCATGCGGCAGCTGCTGGACGGCTACCGGCCGGGCGCCGCCGCGCCGCGGCCGGAGGCCGACCCGGCGTACCGGGCGTACGCGGCCTGGCTGGCCGCGCGTGACCGGGACGCCGCGCTGGGCGCCTGGAGCGACGTGCTCGCCGGCTTCGACGGCCCCGCACGCCTCCCCGTACGGGGCACGGACACCGCCGCGCACGGCACCGGCACGGTCACCGTCGAACTGTCCGAGGCCGGCACGGCGGCGCTCGCCGCCCGCACCCGGCAGCTCGGGCTGACCCTCGGGAGCGTCGTCCAGGGCGGCTTCGGACTCCTCCTGGGCGATGTCACCGGCTCCCGCGACGTGGTCTTCGGCACCACGGTCTCCGGCCGCCAGGCCCCCGTCGAGGGCGTCGAGAGCCTGGTCGGCCTGCTCATCAACACCCTGCCGGCGCGGCTGCGGTGGCAGCCCGAGCAGTCGCTCGTCGACGTCCTGGCCCGCTTCCAGGACGAGCAGGCGGACCTCCTCGACCACCAGCACGTGGGGCTCGCGGAGATCCAGCGGACCGTGGGACGCGGCGACCTGTTCGAAGCGCTCGTCGTCGTCGAGAACCTTCCCGACGCCGGGGAGCCCGCCGACCCGACCGGACAGGTCCGCGTCACCGGCTCGCACGTCCGCGACGCCGTGCACTACCCGCTGGCCCTCACCGTGCTGCCCGGCGCACGGCTCCAGCTGCGCCTCGACCACGACCCGGCCCGCCTCGACACCGCAGCGGCGCGCCGGTTCGCCGACCGCCTGCTGGCCCTCCTCGACCAGATCGTCACGGACCCGCTCCGCCCGGTCGCCCGGCTCGCCACGCTCACCGACGACGAGCGGCGCACCACCCTCGGCCGACTGGCCGGCGAGACCCGGGGCCTGCCGGACGACACCGTGCACGCGGCCTTCGCCCGCCAGGTCCGCCGCACCCCGGACGCCACCGCACTGGTCCACGAGGCCGGGCACACGACGTACGCCGAACTGGACGCCCGCGCCGAAGCGCTGGCCCACCGGCTCGTCGCGCACGGCGTGACGCCCGGATCCGTCGTCGCCGTCGCCGTGCCCCGCTCCGCCGAGACCCTGGCCGCCCTGCTCGGCGTGCTCAAGTCCGGCGCGGCCTACCTGCCGGTCGACGTCGACTATCCGGCCGAGCGGGTACGGTACATGCTCACCGACTCCGGGGCGCGGACCGTCGTCGTCACCACCGCGTCCCGGACCCGGCTCCCCGAACTCGACGGCGTGACCCACGTCGTGCTCGACGAGGAGCGGGACCCGGCGCCGCACGCGCCCGTCGCCGTGCCGGTCCACCCGGACAGCCCGGCGTACCTGATGTACACCTCCGGCTCCACCGGCCGCCCCAAGGGCGTGGTCGTCCCGCACCGGGGCGTCGTCGCCCAGCTCGCCTGGACCGCAGACCGGTTCGCGTACGGCCCGGACGAGCGCGTCCTGCACCAGTACTCGACCAGCTTCGACCCGTCCGTACTGGAGATCTTCACCCCGCTGCTCACCGGCGGCACCGTCGTGATCGCCCGCCCGGACGGGCACCGGGACCCCGCGTACCTCATCGACCTGATCCGCCGCGAGCGCGTCACGGCCGTCGACCTCGTGCCCTCCCTCTACGGCGCCCTGCTCGCCGAGGACGAGGCGGGGGAGTGGTGGACCACCGTGCGCCGCGCCTTCAGCGGCGGCGAGGCCCTGCCCGTGCCGCTGGCCAGGCGCTGGCGCGAGCGCACCGGTGTGCCGCTGTACAACGTGTACGGCCCCACCGAGGCGGTCATCCAGGTCACCAGCTGGGAGGCGGGCAGCACGTCGGAGGAGAGCGGCACGGTGCCCATCGGGTGCCCCGTGTGGAACACCCGCCTCTACGTCCTCGACCGCCACCTCCGCCCCGTCGCGGAGGGCGAGCCGGGCGAGCTCTACATCGCGGGCGGACAGCTGGCCCGCGGCTATCACGGACGCGCCGCGCTGACCGCGGAGCGCTTCGTCGCCGATCCGTTCGGCGGTCCGGGAGAGCGGATGTACCGCACCGGAGACATGGTTCAGTTCAGTGGAGACGGTGTGCTCACCTACCTCGGGCGCACCGACCACCAGGTCAAGATCAGGGGTAACCGGGTGGAGCTCGGGGAAATCGAAGCGCGGCTGCGCGACCTGCCGGCCGTCGGCGACGTCGCCGTCGTGGCACGCGACGACGAGCGCGGAGCCAAGCAGCTGGTGGCCTACCTGGTGCCGGCCACCGGGACCGCCCTGGACGTGGAGGCCGTACGCGACGCGCTGAGCGGCACGGTGCCCGCCCCCATGGTGCCCAGCCACTTCGTACGGCTGGAGGCCCTTCCCCTCACGCCCGGAGGCAAGGTGGACCACAAGGCGCTCCCCGCACCCGAGGTCCGCAGGCGGCAGGGCCGCACCGCGCGCGAGGGCCACGAGGACCAGCTGTGCGCGATCTTCGCCGAGGTCCTGGGCATCGACGCGGTCGACGCGGACGAGGACTTCTTCGTCCTCGGCGGCGACAGCATCCTGTCGATGGCGGTCTCCAGCCGGGCCCGCAAGGCCGGACTGCCCGTCAGCCCCCGTGACGTCTTCGAGCACCGGACCCCCGCCGCACTGGCCGCCACCGTCACCGGCGCGGCCGCAGCGGCGCCCTCGGCGGCCGCCGACTCCGACGGCGTGGGCGACGTGACGCTCCTGCCGATCGTCCACCAGCTCCGCGAGGACGGCGGCGGCATCGACCGCTTCAACCTGTCGATGCTGCTCCAGGCCCCCGCCGGAGCCGACGCCGACCGGCTGGCCCGGGTCCTCCAGGCGGTCCTCGACCACCACGACGCCCTGCGGCTCACCCTGACCCGCATGGACCTCGGCCCCGCCATCCCCGCCCTCTGGTCCGCCATGACCGCGGAGCCCGGCTCGGTGGACGCGGCCGGGCTGCTGCGCCGCGTCGACGTGCGGGACCTCGACGAGGACGCCCTGCGCGCCGTCATCGGCGAGGAGTCCGACGCCGCCGCCGGCCGCCTCGCCCCCGACAGCGGGGTGATGGTGCAGGCCGTGTGGTTCGACGCCGGCACCGGACGGCCCGGACGCCTGCTGCTGGTCGTCCACCACCTGGTGGTCGACGGCGTGTCCTGGCGCGTCCTCCTCGGCGACCTGGCCGCAGCCTGGGACGCCGTCGTACGCGACGAGCGGCCCGCGCTGGAGCCGGTGCCCACCTCCCTGCGCCGCTTCGCCCGCGAGGTCGCCGAGCAGGCCACCTCGCCGCAGCGCCAGGCCGAACTGCCGTACTGGGCCAAGACCCTGGCCCCCGGCGCCGAGCTGCTGCCCGGCGCCACCCGCACCGGCACCTCGGGTGCGGCCCGCGAGCACCTCGTGACCCTGCCCGCGGAGGAGACCAAGGCCCTGCTCACCGCCGTGCCCGCGGCGGCCGGAGCCGACGTCACCGAGGTCCTGCTCGCCGCCCTGCGCACCGCCGTGTCCACCTGGCGCGGCGCGACCGCCGGCGACGCCGACCTGCTCGTCGACCTGGAGCGGCACGGCCGCGACGGCACCGACGCCGATCTGTCGCGCACCGTCGGCTGGTTCACCAGCCTCCACCCCGTGCGCCTGCCCGCCGCCGGCGACCCGCTCGACGCGCTGAAGCAGGTCAAGGAGTCCGTGCGGTCCGCCCCCGACTCCGGTGCCGGATACGGCATGCTGCGCTACCTCAACCCGCAGCTCGCCCCCGTGTTCGCGCAGCTGTCCACCGCCCAGGTGCTGTTCAACTACTTCGGCCGGCTCCCCGCCGACCAGACCCGCGACTGGGCGCCCGCCGTCGAGACCGACGCGCTGCGCGTCGAGCCCGACGCCGACCTCGCCATGCCCTACCCGCTCCAGGTCAACGCCGTCTGCGCCGAGACCCCGCAGGGCCCCGAGCTGCGCGCCACCTGGACCTGGCCGGACGGCGGCGCCCTGACCGCCGCCGACGTCGAGGCCCTCGGCCGCGCCTGGGCCGACGCCCTGCGCGAGCTGGTCGCCCGCACCGGCACCCCCGGCGCCGCCCCGTCGCTCACCCCGTCGGACGTGCCGCTGGTCGCCCTCACCCAGGCCGACATCGACCTGGTCGAGCGGGTCAGCCCCGCGCCGGTGGCGGACATCTGGCCGCTGTCGCCGCTCCAGGAAGGCATCTACTTCCACGCCAGCTACGACACCTCGGCCCTCGACGTCTACACCGCGCAGGACACCTTCGACTTCGACCACCGGCTCGACGCCGACCGGCTCCGCGCCGCCTGCGCCACCCTGCTGCGCCGCCACCCCAGCCTCTGCGCCGGCATCACCAGCGACGGCCTGCCCGAGCCCGTCCAGTTCGTCTGCCCGGCCGGCGAACTGCCCGTACCGCTCACCGAGATCGACCTCACCGGCCTGACCGGGGCCGAGCGGCAGCACCGCCTCGCGGAGATATCCGACACCGACCGGCGGCAGCGGTTCGACCTGGCCGCGCCCCCGCTGTTCCGGCTCACCCTGATCCGGCTCACCGACACCACCGACCGGCTCATGCTCAGCCACCACCTGGTCGCCTGGGACGGCTGGTCGCAGTCCCTCTTCCTCGACGAGCTGCTGGCGCTGTACGCGGCGGCCGGCGACGACAGCGCCCTCACCGCCCCCGGCACCTACCGGGACTACCTGAGCTGGCTCGCCGGCCAGGACTTCGACGCGGCCCGCGAGACCTGGCGGCGCGCCCTCAACGGCCTGGACGAGCCCACCCTCGTCGCCCGCGAGCGCGGCGACGAGCCGACCATCCCGCGCCGCCGCACCCTGAGCCTCGGCCGCGCGCTGAGCGAGCGGCTCCGCTCCTCGGCCCGCGAGCACGGGCTGACCATCAACGCGGTGCTCTCCGCCGCCTGGGCGCTCGTCCTGTCCTCCACGGTCGGCCGCGACGACGTCGTGTTCGGCGCGACCGTCGCCGGGCGCCCGGCGGACGTGCCCGGCGTCGACACGACCATCGGCATGTTCCTCAACACGGTGCCCCAGCGGATCACCCTCGACCCGGCCGAGCCGGTCGGCGACCTGCTGCGCCGCGTCCAGGCCGAGCGGGTCACGCTGATGGACCACGAGTACCTGGGCCTCGCCGAACTCCAGCGGGCCGGCGGCCACGCGACCCTGTTCGACACGCTGTACGTCCTGCAGAACTTCGCCGACGAGGGTGCGTTCAAGCGCCTCACCGACCGGCACGGCATCACCGGTGTGGGCAGCGTGGACGCCACCCACTATCCGATGACGCTCATCGTCAACCCGGCCGAGACCGTGCAGGTCAAGCTGGAGTACCGGCCCGACCTCGTCGACGACGAGCGCGCCGGGGCCACCCTGGACCGCTTCGGCACCCTCGTGGAACGCCTCATCGGCGACCTCACCACGCCCGTCGGCGCCCTGGACCTGCTGCTGCCCGGCGAGCGGGACGGCCTGACGGCCGACTGGGCCGGCAGCCGCGAGCCCGTGCCCGACGAGACCATCGCCGACATGCTGACCGCCCAGGTCGCCCGCACCCCCGACGCGGTGGCGCTGGTCTTCGGCGAACGCGCCCTCACCTACGCCGAGCTGGACGCGCACATCAACCGGATCGCCCGGCTGCTGCTCGCCCGCGGCGCCGGCCCCGAGAAGGTCGTCGCGCTGGCCCTGCCCCGCTCCATCGACATGGTGGCCGCCCTGTTCGCGGTCCTGCGCACCGGCGCCGCCTACCTGCCGCTCGACCTCGACCACCCCGCCGACCGGCTGCGGCTCATGGTCGAGGACACCGGCCCCCTGTGCCTGGTGTCCACCACGGCCGTCGCCCCGACCCTGCACGGCGGGACCGGACCGGTCGCGCCCGAACTGCTCCTCGACGACGAGGCCGTGGCCGCCGAGCTGGCGGCCCTGCCGGGCGGCGACATCGCGGACGCCGAGCGCCCGCTGTTCGCCCACGGCGTGCCCGGCCGGCTGGAGCACCCGGCGTACGTCATCTACACCTCCGGCTCGACCGGCCGCCCCAAGGGCGTCGTCACCCCCTACCGGGGCCTGACGAACATGCAGCTCAACCACCAGAAGGAGATCTTCGACCCGGCCATCGCCTCGGCCGGCGGACGGCGCCTGCGCATCGCGCACACCGTGTCCTTCGCCTTCGACATGTCCTGGGAGGAGCTGCTCTGGCTCGTCGAGGGCCACGAGGTCCACGTCTGCGACGAGGAGCTGCGCCGTGACGCCGAGGCCCTGGTCGCCTACTGCGACCGCCACCACGTCGACGTCGTCAACGTGACGCCCACCTACGCCCAGCTGCTCATCGAGGAGGGCCTGCTCGACCACGACGAGGCAGCCGGCAAGCACCGGCCCGCGCTGGTCCTGCTCGGCGGCGAGGCCGTGTCCGACACCGTGTGGACGAAGCTGCGCCGCACCCAGGGCACGTACGGCTACAACCTGTACGGACCGACCGAGTACACGATCAACACGCTCGGCGGGTCCACGACCGACAGCGCGACCCCCACGGTCGGCATGCCCATCCGCAACACCCGCGCCTACGTCCTCGACACGATGCTGCGGCCCGTCCCGCCCGGCTGCCCCGGCGAGCTGTACATCGCCGGCACCGGCCTGGCCCGCGGCTACCACGACCGGCGGGCCTGA